A genomic segment from Neodiprion lecontei isolate iyNeoLeco1 chromosome 1, iyNeoLeco1.1, whole genome shotgun sequence encodes:
- the LOC107223594 gene encoding polypeptide N-acetylgalactosaminyltransferase 5 isoform X2: MFRSKIRLHTCRVIVITSLVWFLVGVMVLMFYSDCIGGSGWGCPDNRQTATHHREPEAAELVRRDVETSEISKKKYRQSDLQLWMPAKVVKESKGSPGELGSPVHIPSEKDAEQQELFKLNQFNLMASDMISFNRSLKDVRLDGCKNKKYNKYLPTTSIVIVFHNEAWSTLLRTVWSVINRSPRTVLKEIILVDDASEREHLKQDLEDYVKTLPVPTYVYRTEKRSGLIRARLLGAKHVKGQVITFLDAHCECTEGWLEPLLSRIADDRTTVVCPIIDVISDDTFEYITASDMTWGGFNWKLNFRWYRVAQREMERRNGDRTAPLRTPTMAGGLFSIDKDYFYELGAYDEGMDIWGGENLEMSFRIWMCGGTLEIATCSHVGHVFRKSTPYTFPGGTSKIVNHNNARLAEVWLDQWKYFYYNINPGARSVTVGDVSERLKLRENLGCKSFRWYLENIYPESPMPLDYFYLGDVKNVETGNCLDTMGRRTGENVGISYCHGLGGNQVFAYTKRQQIMSDDMCLDAANPQGPVKIVRCHGMGGNQAWVYNDETKLIKHTNTGYCLSKPRPGEPTQPVLAICESHNPGQKWIMQSKFKWQAS, encoded by the exons ATGTTTCGTTCCAAGATTCGTCTTCACACGTGCCGTGTTATTGTTATCACATCTCTGGTATGGTTCCTTGTCGGTGTAATGGTGCTAATGTTTTACTCCGATTGTATCGGCGGCTCTGGATGGGGCTGTCCTGACAATAGGCAGACTGCGACGCACCACAGAGAGCCTGAAGCAGCTGAGCTGGTCAGACGGGATGTGGAGACGTCTGAGATcagtaagaaaaaatacagaCAATCTGATCTGCAGTTGTGGATGCCTGCTAAAGTCGTTAAAGAGTCTAAAGGCAGTCCCGGTGAACTTGGATCTCCGGTTCACATTCCATCGGAGAAGGATGCCGAGCAACAAGAGCTCTTCAAGCTTAATCAGTTCAATCTAATGGCTAGCGACATGATTTCGTTCAATCGATCGCTCAAGGACGTTAGGCTTGATGGATGCAAGAATAAGAAGTACAACAAGTATCTTCCAACTACTAGTATTGTTATAGTTTTTCATAACGAAGCTTGGAGTACTCTTCTTCGTACTGTTTGGTCCGTCATCAATCGATCTCCGAGAACTGTTCTGAAAGAAATCATACTTGTTGACGACGCCAGTGAACGAG aacacTTGAAACAGGATCTCGAAGACTATGTAAAAACCCTTCCAGTCCCCACATATGTATATCGCACTGAGAAGAGGTCAGGTCTTATTAGAGCTAGACTGCTTGGGGCAAAGCATGTTAAAGGACAAGTAATTACGTTTTTGGATGCTCATTGCGAATGTACAGAGGGCTGGCTGGAACCGCTCCTGTCACGAATCGCTGACGACAGGACCACTGTAGTGTGTCCAATTATAGATGTGATTAGCGACGACACGTTCGAATATATAACTGCCAGTGACATGACGTGGGGAGGATTTaattggaaattgaatttcagatg GTACAGGGTTGCTCAGAGAGAAATGGAACGGAGAAATGGAGATAGAACAGCCCCTCTTAGAACGCCGACTATGGCCGGAGGATTGTTCTCAATAGATAAAGACTACTTTTATGAACTTGGTGCTTACGACGAAGGTATGGACATATGGGGTGGAGAAAACCTAGAAATGAGTTTCCGA ATATGGATGTGTGGTGGGACATTGGAAATAGCGACATGTTCACACGTTGGACATGTATTCCGTAAGTCAACCCCATACACGTTTCCTGGTGGTACAAGCAAGATAGTCAACCACAACAATGCACGACTTGCAGAGGTCTGGTTGGACCAATGGAAATACTTCTATTACAACATTAATCCAG GTGCGCGTAGCGTAACTGTCGGCGATGTTTCCGAGCGTTTGAAACTGAGAGAAAATCTTGGCTGCAAAAGCTTCCGATGGTatcttgaaaatatatatccagAATCCCCAATGCCGTTAGATTACTTCTACCTAGGCGATGTCAAAAACGTTGAAACTGGAAACTGTCTTGATACCATGGGCAGAAGAACGGGCGAGAATGTTGGCATCAGCTATTGTCACGGTCTTGGTGGTAACCAG GTATTCGCCTATACCAAGAGGCAGCAAATTATGTCAGATGATATGTGCCTTGATGCAGCAAATCCACAGGGTCCTGTAAAAATTGTGCGTTGTCACGGAATGGGAGGCAACCAAGCATGGGTTTATAATGATGAG aCAAAATTAATTAAGCATACAAACACTGGATACTGTTTGTCGAAACCACGACCAGGAGAACCGACTCAGCCAGTGCTTGCTATATGCGAATCTCACAATCCTGGTCAAAAATGGATAATGCAGAGCAAATTTAAATGGCAAGCCAGCTAA
- the LOC107223594 gene encoding polypeptide N-acetylgalactosaminyltransferase 5 isoform X1 — translation MFRSKIRLHTCRVIVITSLVWFLVGVMVLMFYSDCIGGSGWGCPDNRQTATHHREPEAAELVRRDVETSEISKKKYRQSDLQLWMPAKVVKESKGSPGELGSPVHIPSEKDAEQQELFKLNQFNLMASDMISFNRSLKDVRLDGCKNKKYNKYLPTTSIVIVFHNEAWSTLLRTVWSVINRSPRTVLKEIILVDDASEREHLKQDLEDYVKTLPVPTYVYRTEKRSGLIRARLLGAKHVKGQVITFLDAHCECTEGWLEPLLSRIADDRTTVVCPIIDVISDDTFEYITASDMTWGGFNWKLNFRWYRVAQREMERRNGDRTAPLRTPTMAGGLFSIDKDYFYELGAYDEGMDIWGGENLEMSFRVWQCGGILEIIPCSHVGHVFRDKSPYTFPGGVSKIVLHNAARVAEVWMDEWRDFYYAMNPGARSVTVGDVSERLKLRENLGCKSFRWYLENIYPESPMPLDYFYLGDVKNVETGNCLDTMGRRTGENVGISYCHGLGGNQVFAYTKRQQIMSDDMCLDAANPQGPVKIVRCHGMGGNQAWVYNDETKLIKHTNTGYCLSKPRPGEPTQPVLAICESHNPGQKWIMQSKFKWQAS, via the exons ATGTTTCGTTCCAAGATTCGTCTTCACACGTGCCGTGTTATTGTTATCACATCTCTGGTATGGTTCCTTGTCGGTGTAATGGTGCTAATGTTTTACTCCGATTGTATCGGCGGCTCTGGATGGGGCTGTCCTGACAATAGGCAGACTGCGACGCACCACAGAGAGCCTGAAGCAGCTGAGCTGGTCAGACGGGATGTGGAGACGTCTGAGATcagtaagaaaaaatacagaCAATCTGATCTGCAGTTGTGGATGCCTGCTAAAGTCGTTAAAGAGTCTAAAGGCAGTCCCGGTGAACTTGGATCTCCGGTTCACATTCCATCGGAGAAGGATGCCGAGCAACAAGAGCTCTTCAAGCTTAATCAGTTCAATCTAATGGCTAGCGACATGATTTCGTTCAATCGATCGCTCAAGGACGTTAGGCTTGATGGATGCAAGAATAAGAAGTACAACAAGTATCTTCCAACTACTAGTATTGTTATAGTTTTTCATAACGAAGCTTGGAGTACTCTTCTTCGTACTGTTTGGTCCGTCATCAATCGATCTCCGAGAACTGTTCTGAAAGAAATCATACTTGTTGACGACGCCAGTGAACGAG aacacTTGAAACAGGATCTCGAAGACTATGTAAAAACCCTTCCAGTCCCCACATATGTATATCGCACTGAGAAGAGGTCAGGTCTTATTAGAGCTAGACTGCTTGGGGCAAAGCATGTTAAAGGACAAGTAATTACGTTTTTGGATGCTCATTGCGAATGTACAGAGGGCTGGCTGGAACCGCTCCTGTCACGAATCGCTGACGACAGGACCACTGTAGTGTGTCCAATTATAGATGTGATTAGCGACGACACGTTCGAATATATAACTGCCAGTGACATGACGTGGGGAGGATTTaattggaaattgaatttcagatg GTACAGGGTTGCTCAGAGAGAAATGGAACGGAGAAATGGAGATAGAACAGCCCCTCTTAGAACGCCGACTATGGCCGGAGGATTGTTCTCAATAGATAAAGACTACTTTTATGAACTTGGTGCTTACGACGAAGGTATGGACATATGGGGTGGAGAAAACCTAGAAATGAGTTTCCGA GTCTGGCAGTGCGGCGGTATACTAGAAATCATTCCTTGTTCGCACGTGGGACACGTATTCCGTGACAAGAGTCCGTACACATTCCCCGGTGGTGTCAGCAAGATTGTTCTACATAACGCCGCTAGGGTAGCTGAGGTCTGGATGGATGAGTGGCGAGACTTTTACTATGCTATGAACCCAG GTGCGCGTAGCGTAACTGTCGGCGATGTTTCCGAGCGTTTGAAACTGAGAGAAAATCTTGGCTGCAAAAGCTTCCGATGGTatcttgaaaatatatatccagAATCCCCAATGCCGTTAGATTACTTCTACCTAGGCGATGTCAAAAACGTTGAAACTGGAAACTGTCTTGATACCATGGGCAGAAGAACGGGCGAGAATGTTGGCATCAGCTATTGTCACGGTCTTGGTGGTAACCAG GTATTCGCCTATACCAAGAGGCAGCAAATTATGTCAGATGATATGTGCCTTGATGCAGCAAATCCACAGGGTCCTGTAAAAATTGTGCGTTGTCACGGAATGGGAGGCAACCAAGCATGGGTTTATAATGATGAG aCAAAATTAATTAAGCATACAAACACTGGATACTGTTTGTCGAAACCACGACCAGGAGAACCGACTCAGCCAGTGCTTGCTATATGCGAATCTCACAATCCTGGTCAAAAATGGATAATGCAGAGCAAATTTAAATGGCAAGCCAGCTAA